Proteins from a genomic interval of Trichoplusia ni isolate ovarian cell line Hi5 chromosome 5 unlocalized genomic scaffold, tn1 tig00002527_group4, whole genome shotgun sequence:
- the LOC113506219 gene encoding uncharacterized protein LOC113506219 — protein MRLAFRSLCVLMTVALSVCRPYDPEDAGLKDVLPSSGQFEAFYPREAHGIPNGSSRPAHGHGSFYKHRNPALVDVKNAAAYGFRFDGMRRFNFDDE, from the coding sequence ATGCGGCTAGCTTTCCGTTCGTTATGTGTTTTGATGACTGTGGCGCTATCTGTGTGTCGTCCGTACGACCCGGAGGATGCTGGTTTGAAGGATGTGCTGCCCTCTAGCGGGCAGTTTGAGGCGTTTTACCCGCGCGAGGCGCACGGCATTCCGAACGGTTCGTCGCGGCCTGCGCATGGGCACGGTAGTTTCTACAAACACCGCAACCCGGCGCTAGTTGACGTCAAAAACGCAGCGGCATACGGCTTTCGGTTTGACGGCATGAGGCGGTTCAACTTCGACGATGAGTAA